gagagctTAGCAgatgacagagaagaaaagagagcaacAGGCAGGAAGAGgctcatttttttatactttaagCCCGAAGCCCAAACCCCGTGGCCCGAAGATGGAGTAAAACCTCTTCCTGTTACTTTGAAGTGCCTCAGAGATGCCAAAGGAAGGTTTTAGTGGATCATTTAATAGATCTGTTCTTCCTtccaaaagataaatgaaataccaTCCCGGTCACTCTGTCTTCCGTAGTTTTGAGTACATTCAGTGTGATGGAAGAGATGggatgctccctccctcccccctatAAAAGTCACGAATGAAGCTAAACAAGGTGTGTGTTAGTGCAAGGGTAGAAGGATGGTGTGTTTGGGGGCGGGGGCATTGGACCCGGGGCAGATGAGGAGAGTGTCTCCGAGAGGCAGGGAGCTCTGGCTATAGTGACTTGGAGTGGGGTGTCAGAACCCGAGAGCTGACGCGGCCTCCATGTGTGAGTGGTGGCAAAGGGAGAACGTGACATATGAGGGCACTGGTCCAACGTATTGAGGATCCTGGGAGTTCGGGATTGTTGGATAAAGAAACTTCAAGTACAGAAAAGAATAACAGCTAGAAGAAAGCTTGTGGTGTTGGATCTGCACCGAAGGCACTGATCTGAACGGATATATGTTTAAGTACAGAAATACAGACGCAAGTAtgcgtgtgtgcacatatatgcaaatatccCCGAGCTCCGTCCACTGAGGGGCGTTGGGAACAGGAACACCCCAAAAGCAACGAGCACTCTTagcttggtttctaaatacctttCTGCACTAAAAGAAACCAGAACTCCTTGGGCGAAATGGCAGATTGAGACCGGGgcagagaaatgggaagatgAGCCTGGAACAATTTGTGCTCAAAGAACAATGGGGAGTCACAAGGTCACAGAAGCTTTGAAGGGGCCCCCACTGGCCCAATCTGAGGTAACATGAGCACCAAAATAATGATAGTATGTATAATGAtcattaaataaaacagaaatctgaGTCCAAGAGTAAAGAAAGCTTTCCTAGTAGCAACTTGGAATAAAATCTGTGCTTGAGGTTGAGGGAGAGGGGATGGCtcttttcctttgccttccttTGGCTGCCTACACACACTTCAGTCCCTTCTGGACAGACTGTGTCCCCTTCTCATTCTCCTGCTGACGTGTCCTCTCCCCTGGGCTAGGCCAGAGGCATGGATGTGCAGCAGGTTTCTTTAGTCAGCAACTAGGACATTCCTACCAATAGGGAAAGCTATTACCCACAGAATCAGTCCTGGTAGACTATTTGCACATAAGGGTGTGGCTATCATCATGGTGACAGAAGCCAGGAGGATTCTTCGAGACAGCGAGACCTTCTACAACACCTCCATTGAGGAGATGCCCCTCAATATTGCTGACCTCATCTTAGGGGCTGTCCTGCTCTGCTACCCAGGGTTCAGTCTGGGGGACTGAAGAGGGacaggagtggggaggaaagggagccaAGGGATGgacatcttgtcattttttttttctttgaataaatgtgaataaatgtggtttttaaattttattttatttatttgtttgacagaaagagagatcacaagtagacagagaggcaggcagagaaagagagggaagcaggctccctgccaagcagagagcccaatgcaggactcgatcccaggaccctgagatcatgacctgagctgaaggcagcggcttaacccactgagccacccaggcgccccaatgtggTTTTttgatgcaggaaaaaaaaaaaaaaaaaagaaaagaaaaaaagagaaagctttcCTTCTAGAATGCCAACcaataaatatacaaagaatgaCAGGATTAGGAGACACTCACAGGCTACCACTATAGTGGTAATTCAGCCAAGAAATTGCAACACAGACTAGGGGGCAAAGTTTGATGAGGAATGGGTTATCTACCCTATTTCAAAGCACACATGAAGCTTCTTCGTAACTTTTCAGAGAAACCCAGTAGATACCACCTCCATTAAGTGATCAAGGTTACCACCACCAGCAGAGTAATTCAAAATTATATTACCTCAATAGGATGTAGCAGGAGGAGCACAGCACCACCGATATTCCTGCCAGAAATGTGTAACTGGAACCCAAACCCTGAGAAAGCATCAACAAATCCAAACTGAGGGACAGTCTGCAAAACAGACTGTAATCTTCAAATGTCAAGGTCATTGAAACAAATGTGGATTGTTCCAGACTATAGGAGACGGAGACAGGACAACTAAGTGCAACATTTTTCTGGTGATACAAGGTATTATTGGGCTCATTGGGAAAATCTGTGGATGGTAGTGTTTtcaggtttatttttgcttctgatgGATTTATTTGGTGATATAGAACATCTTCAGTTATGGGAATTACACATTAAAATATACAGGAGTGTTGGGACATCGCCTTGCAACCCACTTAATCTTAAAAGATTCAGAAGAAAATGGCCTATTCTTGTAATATTCTTGGTAactggttactttttttttttttttttaaagattttttatttattaatttgacagagatggcgaggcaggcagagagagagagatagggaagcaggctccctgctgagcagagagcccgacgcgggactcgatcccaggaccctgagatcatgacctgagccgaaggcagcggcccaacccactgagccacccaggtgcccggtaaCTGGTTACTTTTAAATTCGAAATTATCAGGGGCgtttaggtggctcagttaagcatccaactcttgattttggctcaggtgatgatctcatggttgtgagatcgagccccacctcaagctctgagctcagtggggagctggcttgagattctgccccctccccaactctcccacctctactctctttctctctcaatcctTAAAGTTCTCTCAATGCCTTTTGTGTCAAACATTTAggagcacaattaaaaaaaaaaaaaaaaaaaaaaagagacaattttGCTAAAAGTCaagattcttttaatttcttataaagaCGTTATAAAGGAAACAGTGCTTAAAATTCCACAGAACTAAGGTTAAGTGGAAACCATGACCAAATAAATACACAAGGACTCATTTTGACGCTCTTTAAAGCAGTGTTTTTATCCAAAGAAAGATGGTTCTTCTTGATGTGCTTCTCactgaatgaaacttttattgaCCTTTTGTATGTATCAACTGGCTAGCCTATGTATCTGAactctaaaataatttaatgggACTCATAGTCAAGTGACGTGTTATTGATGATACATAATAATGTCTTgatttattatattcatatataaaaaattcttGATTCCTTTAAGTTCATCATTTCCATGACCATTTTAGTTATGATAAATTACAAAATGGCAAGGAAGATTCTGAGggagcctctgggtggctcagtgtcaagcatccgactcttgatctcaactgaGGTCTTAATgttagggtcgtgagttcaagcccggtgatgggctccatgccaagcacggagcctacttaaaaaaatagaaaaagaaaaaagaaaaagaaaaaaaccccctACAAAACCTTGAGGAAAGTATAGAGTAAAGGGCTTCACAAATAAGGGCaattattagaataaaaaaaaaaaaaaagatttgttcgAGGTTCAAGGTTCAAGTCTGAATCCTTGAACTTTATAAGATCAACGAGACACCGTTTGTGaatgttctttcttaaaaaacCGCCGATGAACTCAGTATCCTGTCAGGAACGGGTGGCTCTGGGCCAGCACCAGACACAAGAGGCTTGCGGTATTTGCACTGAATCCAAACCCGGTACATTGTCAGCTGCTTCCCTCGGTTCACTTGCAATCGGCGATCCACCAGGTTCTGAACCTTTTCCAGTCCAGCGGTAGTGAAAAGCGTGTCCAGCTCCTCTGGTTTGGAAAAGAGATGTTTATGTACTTCCCgctgaagaaaaaacattgtctACCACTTCCTATGTTTAATGGAGCTCTGTGagaccatttttatttatatttttcaagtgGCTTGAGCTGAGCTGTTTATTTATAAGTGCAGTAGCAGCTTGGTAACAGCAAGGAGCTCGCATTTAAATGGGGGAACCCAAACCATCTGGGAAGGGCAGCTTGATATCCAGAGGGAGAGCTGAAAAGTCAGCTCAGGGGAGGAATGTTCCAGAAGGGCTTTATGGACACCTTAAGAGGACATACAAAAATCTACACAAATGTAATAACAAAGCCACTTTTTAAGGGGAGAGGTTCTGCCACTTTGACCCAGGGCTCCACAAGCAACACAATAAAGGGTCCCAGAATGGCAGTGGGCATGGGAGGCAGGGCTGGCCGCCAAGGAGAGCCATTCTGGGCTACAGCTGGAGCCGGGGAGCACAGGCCTGGCTCCGGGCACCTATAGGACGACTCAGTCTGCAGGGTGACACCAGTTGCACTGAAGTCTCGCAAAAAGGGACAGCTTTCCTGTTTGGGGCAGAGtgacagggaggaagaggagacagcAGAAGGGCCCTGCGGAGGGCGGAAGGCTCCTGGAAGCAGGGAGCGGGTCCCGGGCGGCTGAGTGCAGGGGGCTGAACGGCAAGAAAAGGCTGCCAAAGGCGGGAGGGGCCCCCCAGTCTTCCCTCTGAGGGGGAACGGAGCAATGTCCAAGCTGGTGTCTGGGGGACACTGGCGCATGTAAAGAGGAGCGTTTTTGTACCTTGTGTGAAGAAGTAAACTCTGGTGCCGTCCCCTCTCACATAGAAACTTTCGGACAGACACTGACCTGCGAAGCGAGGTGATAAAAATCAGAAACTTTCCAGGGCTTCTTTGATGCTCACGGCCAATCCCATGTGTAGCACTGACACCGATTTCTTGGGCAGAGAACTTTCCTAGTGACGCTGGGCACCTGCGGGCTCGTGCTGTGGACACGGGCAGCCCCAGGAGGCGCTCAAACCCCAGTGCTCCGTCCCGCGGGCCTCAGCCTTCTCGTCTAGAGCCGGGTCATGCCGCAAATGTTTTGCCCCCTCCCGCATtcaaaaaataccatagactctttgtgaaacaaaataaaaatcagtcgATCGATCAAAGCCACAGACTGTAGCTAGACCGACAGGGAGGAAACCTGAGCCACCACGACCGTTCCCCACGTCTCTCCACACGGCCACACACTCCGGGGTCCGGTTCACGTGCCCTCCACTCAGCCAGCACGGCCTCTGACCTAACGTCAGCTTACCAGCCTGCTAGGTAATCCTACGCCTCTGGGACGTCACTATAATCTCACTTGCTTTGCTCATTCCTCCCCAGCCACTCTTGTACGTGCGAGCCAGTTGGAGACAGTTACCCCGCACTCTGCTTTTCTCGTCTGGGAAGGCAGGAtggagaccccctccccccaggaccaCTGGTGTGGGGTCTGCCTCACGCGGCAGGCGCGATGCCCCCCTTCCACAGAGGCATTCACTTTGTTTCGAAGACTTTGTCTAAACCCACATTACGAGCTAGTTCTTGAGTAATTCCCCAAAGGACTGTTAGACTGAGTAGATAACACCAGtgtgcttaaaaaaacaaaacggaacagaacaaacacaaaacccAAACACCATTTAACAACTTGTTATTTCTACCAGTAATAGAAAAGTACATCTCCTTCTGTGAAATGGCCAGCAGTAGGTTTAAGAAGTGGTTATCTCACTCTTAAGTTTTGTTACCTTTGTTTCTGGCCACTTGAATCTGCCCTTCGGTGAATCAACTCTAAAATTTTCCTTCCTGTTGTTTTGGGTGGGAGGCCGATCTCCTCATCAATTTGCCAAGAGGCCCTTGAAGAGCAGAGATAATAACTAAGTCTTCATCTGTTCTAGACAAGGAAATGTTTTGTCTTTCAATTTATGAATGGCATCTTGGGGCACGCCAcgtttaaaaattacttatgtaATCAAATCTTTTCCTCAAGGTGGCTATTCTGAAAGTAGCTGTCTTGGTTAAGGGATCCTCCCAATACGGAGAGGGCACCAGTCTTCAAAAACATACCACTCTCATCATGTATTAGGTGGTTTTATATAAGGAGCTCTAATTCTAGAGTTTCTATGTGATTTCACTGACTTACAGGTCTAGTCTGATGGCACAACTGCTGCTTTGGTTATAGCAGTAAAATACCTTTCTTAAACCGAAGCTGCGCCATGTCGTAGCGGCCGTAGTCTCGCAGAAGCATCATCCCTCCGGGCTTCAGCAGCCTGCTCAGCCTGCCGATAGCCTTCTGCATCCTGCGGGCCAACAGAGAATGAAGACCAGGTCTCCTCAAGAACAACATTCCTCTCCCTTGCAGCGTGCGTGGAACAGCCAGCGGACTTCCTAACCCTGACACACACAAGCCCCGACATTTCCGCTCCTCGCTTCGGCGACATGGGAGCACACACTCTGCTTCTCATGGGAGCACACACTCTGCTTCTCAGGTGCCTTCTGCTGTCCGCTCACGGACATGGCTTTGACCCACTCCCTTCCATATGCAGAGGCCTGAGAATAACCTGCTTCTGCTGGAGGGTTCCAACTTCCATACTCTGCAGCTggttcccttccttttcctcctgggaTGGCCTCATGGGGAAGCTACCCCTGCTCTGTGCTTCCGGGGCTCTCAGGGCCCAGCCCTAAGAATCTGCAGTGAGGATTGCTGGTGAGTTGACTCACCTGTCTGCCCCCAGGGCCTGAGCGCTCCGAAGACACAGACTGCACCTTTCCATTTGTTAAATGAAGGTGAAACCTCAAGCACTCACAATTTACACGGTGAGTCAATAGGCAAACGGGTGCCACGGGCAGAGTGCTCTACCTTCTGACTACACGATTCACACACGTAGGCCCAGTGCTGGTTTCGGCTGTACTAACGTCCAAGTATCAATGCTACAAAGCCCACTTAAATATCGAATCAAGAGTTTTAACTTTAATGTTTTGCTTCAGTCCATGTCAGCTTTTAAGTCTGTAGCATTTAAACTTCTACTGATATTTTAGCTATCAAAATCTACTGtcaacttgaactcacaaccctgagatcaaaagttgtgTGGTCTACCGACTgcgtcagccaggtgccccgagaccTCTACAGTTACGAGCATTTAGAACCACACCTGGCCTTTTGGGCTGTCCTGCACCTGCCTATTTGCACGCTCACAATATCCCTGTTAGGTCAGATGACTCAGTGCTCGCCTCAAGGAAATGTGGGACAGAGACAACTGCTCATTCCTCTGGGTCTCTGGCTGACGCTGCTTCCTGAGGACAGTATCTCATCAGGACAGCTGGCTCCCCCATGTCCAGGAAGCTCTAACAGTTATCCTGCAGGGTTTAGGAACTGACTTTCGTTTCACCTGAACTTGATCTTATGGAATTCCCCTATACTGTGGTTTTCCAAAGAGCTTAAACATAAAGGGACCCCTGAGTAAGGCTTCACTATAAATTGTGTTAATAAGCCTGCTTTACTGAAAGCATCTGAAAAGCCCAACAAGGGGAAGCCGGCTGGTTTAGTCCGTAGAGTGTGTGGCTCTTGATCGTAGAGttgtgggtttgagtcccacgctgggtttagagattacttaaaaataacatgttataggcttatttattttttttgaagattttagttatttatttgagagagagagagaatgagcgagacATCACAggagggggtgggatggggagaggcagagggagcagcagactccgcactgagcagggagcccactgcgagacttgctcccaggaccctgagatcatgacccgagcctagggcagacgcttagccacctgagccacccaggtgccctttcaaaATAAcatcctaaagaaaaataaaaaggccgACAAGGGGATGGTATCTAATAGCTGTGGCACACCGCCAGCAGGCAGAGGTTTACAGGCATACAGGTTCAGGAAAAGGGGTGAGGCACTTGCATCGCTCTGACAGAGTGGCCTTTCCAGGCCCATCAGATCACCCTGCTTACTCGGGGTCCAACCCCGGTATCAAGGTCCCTGACACGAGCTTCGTTTTCGTTACACTACTGGTTAAGGGACCCAAAACTTACTTGTCTGGAACGACCGCCGAGAGAACAAATATGAGGATGATGACATCGAGGCTACCCCCGGGCACCGGGTAAGTCGCGTCTTCATCACACAGATCGTGAACAAATGCAAAGCACCGACGAGGATCATATGCTGAATTTGTCTGCACGGAAGACCATAGGTTAGaaaatgttcacacacacaccatacacacacacacacacacacacacacacacacacacacacgaaaatgTTCCCCCAGCCCGGAGGAAAGCTTATCTTGCTTTAAGTGTAACTGCGGCTGCTGAGGGTTATCGCCCTAATCATGAAGGCGTGCATTCTGACTCAAAGGCTAAGAACGCCCAACAATTCCAGGGAGGAGCCTGTGGAATCCAAGTggcattttcagtttatttatttaatttatttatttttaagattttaaaaatttatttatttgacacagatcacaagtaggcagagaggcaggcagagagagagggggaagcaggcttcctgctgagcagagagcccgatgtggggctcgatcccaagacactgggatcaagacctgagctgaaggcagaggctttaacccactgggccacccaggcgccccattcattttatttatttattttttaaacttaaaaaaaaaaaaagattttattaagggagagagcagagcgagtgagagagcatggggtgaggcagagggagaagcagactcccaactggacttttttttttttttttaaaagattttattaatttatttgggagagagtacacgtgagagagagcatgagccggggagaggggcagagggagaaggaaaccagactccctgctgagcagggaacctgatgtggtggctcagtcccaggaccctgggatcatgacctgagctgaaggcagatccttaacccactgagccacccaggtgccccccaccccccaaaactggtactttaaaatggaatgttttagtggcacctggctggttcagttgatagaacatgtgactcttgatctcagggtcatgagttcaaggcccatgttgaGGGTATAGCTTactcaattttaaaaactaaatgaatgaatgaatgaatgaatgaggggaggcacctgggttactcggttagttaagcatctgactcttgatctcaactcaggtcatgatctcagggttgtgagatggagccctgtgttggggtccACATGAggattctctatctctcttctgcctcccccacACCCACTCTCACACACCTgcagtctctttaaaaaaaaaaaaagaatgttcttgattattctgcttttattcttttccttccttttttttttttttttaaagattttatttatttgccagggagaGACCTAgtgagagagcgaacacaagcagggggagcaggagagggagaagcagacttcccactgagcagggagcctgggatcatgacctgaaccgaaggcagatgcttaacgactgagccacccaggtgcccctattttacttttattctttattcttactCTGATGCACAAAAATTAGATTTGAGGATTGCAAAGTGCTCAGGGAGGTAAATGgccacaaggaaaaagaaaaatctcatcaGAAGAGAAAACACACCGACactttcaaaacatttaaaagcatGATTTAAAACAACTCCCAACCCAACTATAGCATATTACACAGATCACAGAATTCTCCAGGAAAACCTATTGGATATGGaaaatttaactttatattttgtcctaaaattaacaaagataaaaataaataaaattaactaaagaGAAGTCTCAATATTCAACTGGTCTAGATCCATAAAAGTAACTCACTCCAGAAAGACCTGGAGTTACCAACTCTGGAGCTCCTGTGCTAGGAACAGTAGACATGATTGTAACAACTTATTTTAGGGTAATTTCTCTTTCCGTATCTCTCTTCTCCAAAAATGTGACTTCGCTTCTCACTGGCCACAGCTAATTCAAACAGGGCAAGTAGATTACCAGCTTGGCCAGGTCAACCAGACTCTTTCTGGGGACTTTGGAATCAGGACGAGCCGTTCTGGTGAGGTTCTGAGAATGCCTGAATGGGGTAGATGTGTAAGGGGCAGGTATGTCGGGATCCTGTGAAAACCCCATTACGGAAAGCTGGTCTGTAAAGAGAACAAAGGACAAATGGGCTGTGGGCTATGGCAGATACAAAACCATGCGCTTGAGGGAGTTACTGTGACAGGAAGAGGAGGGAATGGTAACATGTCACCAGCTAGTCAACCTGCCTTGGTATCTGCCACCTCTTCAGGGCTGAGTGACAGCCCTGGCTACATTTTATGCCCTTGCTATGATCTTCTCTTTCATTGACTGAGTTGGTCTAGGTGTTTCTGTGACTTGTAACTCAAAGAACCCTGACTAGAAACAATCTTCTCATTTTAATACTTAAAACCTACGTCTACAGAGGTCAGGACACCTGCCTGACGCTCCACAGCGGCCAGTGACACCTTCCAGGTTCACGCTTGGTTCTTTCCTCTACTCCCAGCTGTTGCTAGAGACCTTGATTTTTAAGAGACCCTTTCCTCTTTAATCAGAGACAGTTACAGACAGGAACTATTGCACTTACCCGCACCAGTTCTATGGCTGTGGAAGAAAAATCACAACAGTAAACAAAGAGTCCCGGAtcactgaaatgggcagaaaaaACAGAACAGTTAAGACTAGAAActgaattatttctgttttctctcctgtgTAGCAAAGTTAAAATATCAAAGGCATCAGATATTAGCAGTCAAACAGGGTTTAAAGCTCACCAATTTTCCTGATGACAAAGATAACTTAGAAATTGACACCTCCTGTCACCCATGGTTCCCAGTAACCACTATTACCAGTCTGTTGCAGTAAGTTTTGAGAAACAACACACCCCTTTCTCCTCTGTGCTGTCCTATAGTTAAACTTTACAACACACTTACTTGTTGGTTTGTAAAATCGGAAAGACTGTGTTTCCCACACCACAACCAACCTGCAGACAGAAATGAACTTTTAGTTACAGGACTTTCCAAAGAATTCCCTAGCGCTAGATAAATAATCAACCATAGATAATCTTGCCTAATTGTATTAGTAGGAAAGGTACAGTGATCACAGTTGAACAGTACCCATGACAATCTCTGACCTTGACCTCAGGAAGTTTAAAAAGAGGTAGCCATAAAAGACAAGAGCAAAGGCTCTTGATAGCAGAAGGGAgctgatgtggaaaaaagggcatggattgcttttactttttgagttttaacaaatggtcctatagatgaaatatatatttttttattgatacAGTATTTATTTGTCTTGCCTGTCAAATCCTGAGCCAACCACTTGCCCCAGGCTGCCTGAGAGGTATAGGAAAAGGAACATACAGGGcagaagagacacagaaagactGATGGGAGGCGGAGACAGCTCCTCCCCATGATGGGAGAGGAGAAAGGCCACCATCAGGCAAAGAGCCCCATGGCCTCTGAGACGGCAACACCCAGAATGGCATGGGAGAGGGGGCACGACCAGTGATGAGGTTCCCAAACAGTCCCAATTCCAGCCCTAGAGCCAGTCCCCCTGCCgtggcagccccagccccaatGAACTTGGCTACTGTGTCGATGTCTGTTGAAATCGCATTGGTTTGGAAGCTGCAGCTAGTAGAGAGGTCAGGGGACGTGGGGCTGCCGAGCTGCTAGGCTCTCATCTGTCAATGTCTCCGGGGCTTTCAGCACCGCTGCAGTGATTGGCTCAACAGCTGAGAGGCGCACCTGACCAAGGAGGGCGTGGAGACGAACTCTGCACAGGTGTACATTTTCCGGGGATGAGGGGCTATGGCAGGAGagccgctcccggtgcggagaagacagagaaggcaGATAAAAGATTTTCTTACCGAACGGCACTGTGTCATTATTGGAAACATGCTTCTCAGACTTAGCAGAAAAATTCATGAAAAGGAGATCATGGGTCACAGTGTCCTAAACATAGTGCTGGGTGTCCTAATAACAGTGACCATTTGGGATTGGGTacctgacccttggtttcagctcaggtcatgatcttggggtcatgggatcgagccctgcatcaggctctgtgttcagtgcgGAGTCCTCTAGAAATTATCTCCttttccctatccctctgcttctcccgTGTTCATGCATgacctctttctaaaataaatgaatgaaatctttaaaaacaaagacaaaaaaagccCCAAATCCAAAAAAGACAGCGTCCATTTACTAAGgccttactacatgccaggcactattgTTAGCCATTTTACATCAATATCTTAATATATGTAATTCTCATAACCGCtgtgaggcagacagagagggagaagacccCTTCTgcttggagaggagaagggattagGAACAGGGCTAGGGCTAGAGTACTCAACCCCAAGGCTAATCAGCCTCCAGTGGAGTGCAGAGTCACCACTTACAAATCTGCATTACAGTCGCTACCCAGACACGTTTCCAGGTCTAGCCTGGCCTCAGCACCAACATGCACACTAAGAAGACAagaattgaataaaaaattaataaaattaaaaaaaaaaaaaaaaaaaaaaaaagaagacaagaattGTCCACTGCCTGAGAAGCAGGCACCATCCCAACCGACCCCATCCCCCGCAGGACTCCTCCAGTGGCCGGTAGAGCAATATACAACGTTCGGATGAAGAGGACGTTCCCAGACAGCACCTCAGGTGACTTACCTTTGTCTGCCACAACACCCAGCTATCTGGACTGAATTCAGGGCAAATCATTAGTTCCAAAGTGGAGGTGTTTCTAGGCCAACCTAATGGTCAGTGCTAGTCAGCGTCTTCAGGAAGAATCACTTTTGGGATCTGCCTCTCCAGGCCGAGCACATGTACAAGAGAGCAGCCTCACTAACCCCACTATCAGGACAACAGAGAGGGGTTACCTcaagtattcttttttgtttttttaaaggtttatttatttatttgagagagagagagatcgtaagcaggtggggggggaggggaaggagcaggctccctgttgagcaatgagcctgatgcagggcttgatcccaggaccctgagatcatgatgtgagcccaaggcagaggcttaacccactgagccacccaggcgcccctacctcaAGTATTCTGTAGGTGGCTGAG
This region of Mustela lutreola isolate mMusLut2 chromosome 15, mMusLut2.pri, whole genome shotgun sequence genomic DNA includes:
- the METTL2A gene encoding tRNA N(3)-methylcytidine methyltransferase METTL2A, whose product is MADSHPECAPAAVGEKRQQFGSRFLSDPARVFHHNAWDNVEWSEEQAAAAERKVQENSTPRVCQEKQVDYEVNAHKYWNEFYKIHENGFFKDRHWLFTEFPELAPNPNHNDLNDWLSENKRSEVPEGRRKEEGPGLKTEEQHTCSSDSLGHKTQMPPLEEDVTRKLSHLEIHADEFPGSSATYRILEVGCGVGNTVFPILQTNNDPGLFVYCCDFSSTAIELVRTNSAYDPRRCFAFVHDLCDEDATYPVPGGSLDVIILIFVLSAVVPDKMQKAIGRLSRLLKPGGMMLLRDYGRYDMAQLRFKKGQCLSESFYVRGDGTRVYFFTQEELDTLFTTAGLEKVQNLVDRRLQVNRGKQLTMYRVWIQCKYRKPLVSGAGPEPPVPDRILSSSAVF